Proteins from one Bacteroides mediterraneensis genomic window:
- the eno gene encoding phosphopyruvate hydratase, protein MKIKSVIGREILDSRGNPTVEVEVKLESGVIGRASVPSGASTGEHEALELRDKDAHRYGGKGVLKAVENVNKVIAPALIGWSVLDQRSIDKKMLELDGTPTKSKLGANAILGVSLAVAKAAAAYLQIPLYRYIGGVNTFVMPVPMMNIINGGSHSDAPIAFQEFMIRPVGAPSFREGLRMGAEVFHALKKVLHDRGLSTAVGDEGGFAPALKGTEDALESILAAIQQAGYVPGKDVMIGMDCASSEFYKDGVYDYTIFEGENGKKRTSDEQIAYLEELINKYPIDSIEDGMSENDWEGWKKLTERIGNRCQLVGDDLFVTNVEFLSKGIAMGCANSILIKVNQIGSLSETLDAIEMAHRHGYTTVTSHRSGETEDATIADIAVATNSGQIKTGSLSRSDRMAKYNQLLRIEEELGDLAVYGYKRIK, encoded by the coding sequence ATGAAAATAAAGTCGGTTATAGGTCGTGAAATACTCGATTCACGAGGAAATCCTACTGTAGAGGTAGAAGTGAAACTAGAGTCTGGTGTGATAGGACGTGCTTCTGTACCGTCGGGAGCTTCTACGGGTGAACATGAAGCGTTGGAATTGCGCGATAAGGATGCACATCGTTACGGAGGAAAGGGAGTCTTGAAGGCTGTCGAGAATGTAAACAAGGTGATTGCGCCGGCATTAATCGGTTGGTCTGTATTGGATCAGCGGAGTATTGATAAGAAAATGCTGGAACTGGATGGTACGCCAACCAAATCTAAGTTGGGAGCCAATGCCATTTTAGGTGTATCGCTGGCAGTGGCCAAAGCTGCTGCTGCTTATTTGCAGATACCTTTGTACCGGTATATCGGAGGAGTCAATACATTTGTGATGCCGGTTCCGATGATGAATATCATCAACGGAGGTTCACACAGCGATGCTCCCATCGCTTTTCAGGAATTTATGATTCGTCCGGTAGGGGCACCTTCTTTCCGGGAAGGCTTGCGCATGGGAGCGGAAGTGTTTCATGCCCTGAAAAAAGTGTTGCACGATCGCGGGCTGAGTACGGCCGTAGGAGATGAAGGTGGATTTGCTCCGGCATTGAAAGGTACGGAAGATGCACTGGAGTCTATTTTGGCGGCCATCCAGCAGGCTGGATATGTGCCAGGAAAGGATGTGATGATTGGAATGGACTGTGCCTCTTCTGAGTTTTATAAGGATGGGGTGTATGATTACACTATTTTTGAAGGTGAAAACGGGAAAAAGCGTACTTCGGACGAACAGATTGCCTATCTGGAAGAATTAATCAATAAATATCCGATTGATTCCATTGAAGATGGAATGAGTGAAAACGATTGGGAAGGATGGAAAAAACTGACGGAGCGGATTGGAAACCGTTGCCAGTTGGTAGGAGATGATTTGTTTGTGACGAATGTGGAATTCCTTTCAAAGGGAATCGCGATGGGATGTGCCAATTCTATTCTGATTAAGGTAAATCAGATTGGTTCGCTGAGTGAAACACTGGATGCCATTGAGATGGCTCACCGTCATGGATACACCACAGTGACGTCTCACCGTTCGGGAGAAACAGAAGATGCGACTATTGCGGATATAGCGGTGGCTACGAACAGTGGCCAGATCAAGACGGGGTCATTGAGCCGTTCCGACCGTATGGCGAAATACAACCAGTTGTTGCGTATTGAGGAGGAACTGGGTGATTTGGCTGTGTACGGTTATAAGCGTATCAAGTAA
- a CDS encoding RNA methyltransferase has protein sequence MAELRKLKVTEMNRLTVEEFKEADKLPLVVVLDEVRSLHNIGAVFRTSDAFLVNSIYLCGITATPPHPEMHKTALGAEYTVDWKYFSRTQDAVNELHDMGYTVLSIEQCEGSTLLDELALEKGKKYAIVLGNEVKGVQQEVVNMSDGCIEIPQYGTKHSLNVSVTAGIMIWEFAHKLFKLR, from the coding sequence ATGGCTGAATTAAGGAAATTGAAGGTGACGGAGATGAACCGCCTGACGGTGGAGGAGTTTAAGGAAGCAGATAAGCTGCCGCTGGTGGTGGTGCTGGATGAAGTGCGCAGTCTGCACAATATTGGAGCGGTATTCCGTACATCGGATGCTTTCCTGGTGAACAGTATTTATCTTTGTGGCATTACGGCTACTCCTCCTCATCCGGAAATGCATAAGACGGCGCTGGGTGCAGAATATACGGTCGACTGGAAATATTTTTCCCGTACGCAAGATGCTGTGAATGAACTCCATGACATGGGGTATACCGTGCTGTCTATCGAACAGTGCGAGGGGAGTACCTTGCTGGATGAGTTGGCATTGGAGAAGGGGAAGAAATATGCCATCGTGCTGGGAAATGAAGTGAAAGGTGTGCAGCAGGAAGTGGTGAATATGTCCGACGGATGCATTGAGATTCCTCAGTATGGCACAAAACATTCCTTGAATGTGTCTGTCACGGCAGGTATCATGATATGGGAGTTTGCGCACAAATTGTTCAAACTGCGTTGA
- a CDS encoding EamA family transporter, giving the protein MWKYYALLSAFFAALTAIFAKIGVKNINSDLATAIRTSVILLITWGIVFSERQVVNVKHVDTHTWLFLILSGAATGLSWLFYFKALQTGDVSRVAPIDKLSVVITICLSFLFLKEPVSLRVIVGAALITCGSIVMLLK; this is encoded by the coding sequence ATGTGGAAATATTATGCTTTATTGTCGGCTTTTTTTGCCGCACTGACAGCTATTTTTGCAAAAATAGGAGTGAAGAATATCAACTCAGACTTGGCTACAGCGATTCGAACCAGTGTTATTTTGCTGATTACTTGGGGAATTGTGTTTTCTGAGCGTCAAGTGGTGAATGTAAAGCATGTGGATACACATACCTGGCTTTTCTTAATCTTGTCGGGTGCGGCTACCGGTCTGTCCTGGTTGTTTTATTTTAAGGCTTTGCAGACAGGCGATGTATCAAGAGTGGCACCCATTGACAAACTGAGCGTGGTAATAACCATTTGCCTGTCTTTCCTGTTTTTGAAGGAACCGGTCAGTTTGAGAGTGATTGTGGGAGCGGCGTTAATTACGTGTGGCAGTATCGTCATGCTATTAAAATAA
- a CDS encoding helix-hairpin-helix domain-containing protein gives MWKRFVYLCVSVVFSGLNLYGQSSWIEWEEQMGEEESAVSWEERYEELSELAEHPFNVNAVTKEELQQLPFLSDRIIENLLYYVYKHGPLVSLNELWGVEGMDRQTRLFLEDFLYVGETNRGESFSWKNFWKYNRQEMWIRTDYPLNKKAGYAGIPSGQEDKLSSKRYYGDPFYVNMRYRLQYRDKIAVSFAAEKDAGEPFFNRYNRKGFDFYSASVQLKDFGHLHTLVLGNYKASFGYGLVMNMGFGMGKYTSFSSLNRAGKGLSKYTSMNEANYLQGAGVSWKWNRRWAWTGFFSFRNQDATVDNGCITTLKTDGYHRLKKDMEKKNSVFNTLAGSNLRYDGKYFEGGLTIVYNVFNKVLNPVERLYNRYYPRGKYFYNVGVNYKWYKGKFIFSGETAIDKQGKVATLNQLTYSPTVNTSWIVINRYYDKKYQSLYGNAFGENSRLQNETGIFIGLETNFLRNIKLLCSIDFFYFPWYRYLVDKQKTTGMEGVFQLSYSPLNSLDMWIKYSYKNKAKNYKESDEEKYVLPDIRQRLHYQLIYSPVKWVQWKTVVEYVRSSVFRKEVSNGVALGSSLKLEIPRWNVRAFLSGAWFRTEDYASRVYLYEQGLLYAFSMRALYGKGERLAVGMDYNWKKRMFFQMKWGWTHYRDRNLIGSGAEEIQGNQKYDLQFQVRFKW, from the coding sequence ATGTGGAAAAGGTTTGTTTATCTCTGTGTATCAGTCGTTTTTAGTGGTTTAAATCTGTATGGGCAATCTTCGTGGATAGAATGGGAGGAACAGATGGGAGAAGAGGAGAGTGCGGTTTCTTGGGAAGAGAGGTATGAGGAGTTGAGCGAGCTGGCCGAACATCCTTTTAACGTAAATGCCGTGACGAAGGAAGAGTTACAGCAGTTACCGTTCTTGTCCGACCGGATAATTGAAAATCTGCTGTATTATGTATATAAACACGGACCGTTGGTCAGTTTGAATGAGTTGTGGGGAGTGGAAGGGATGGATCGTCAGACGCGTTTGTTTCTGGAAGATTTTCTTTATGTAGGCGAAACGAATCGTGGGGAATCTTTCTCTTGGAAAAATTTTTGGAAATATAACCGTCAGGAAATGTGGATAAGAACTGATTATCCGTTAAACAAGAAGGCGGGGTACGCGGGCATTCCTTCCGGACAAGAGGATAAGCTGTCTTCGAAACGGTATTACGGAGATCCTTTTTATGTGAATATGAGGTACAGATTGCAGTACAGGGATAAAATAGCTGTCAGTTTTGCGGCCGAAAAAGATGCGGGGGAACCTTTTTTCAACCGTTATAACCGGAAGGGATTTGATTTTTACAGTGCATCGGTGCAACTGAAGGATTTCGGACATTTGCATACACTGGTACTAGGCAACTATAAAGCCAGTTTTGGTTACGGACTGGTAATGAACATGGGGTTCGGGATGGGAAAATACACTTCCTTTTCGTCATTAAACCGTGCGGGAAAAGGGTTGAGCAAGTATACTTCCATGAACGAGGCAAATTATTTGCAAGGGGCAGGAGTTTCCTGGAAGTGGAACAGACGATGGGCGTGGACTGGATTCTTTTCTTTCCGCAATCAGGATGCTACGGTGGATAATGGGTGTATAACTACGTTGAAAACCGATGGATATCACCGTCTGAAAAAGGATATGGAAAAGAAAAATTCAGTTTTCAATACCTTGGCAGGTAGTAATTTACGTTATGACGGAAAGTATTTTGAAGGTGGACTGACGATTGTTTATAATGTTTTCAACAAGGTGTTGAATCCGGTGGAAAGATTGTATAACCGTTATTATCCTCGGGGAAAGTATTTCTATAATGTAGGTGTGAATTATAAATGGTATAAGGGGAAGTTTATTTTTTCCGGGGAAACGGCCATCGACAAGCAGGGTAAGGTAGCTACATTGAACCAGCTGACTTATTCACCGACTGTGAATACCTCATGGATAGTTATTAACAGGTATTATGATAAGAAATACCAGAGTTTATATGGCAATGCCTTTGGTGAAAATTCCAGATTGCAAAATGAAACCGGAATTTTTATTGGGCTGGAAACAAACTTTTTACGGAATATCAAGCTCTTGTGTTCCATAGATTTCTTTTATTTCCCATGGTACCGTTATTTAGTGGACAAACAGAAAACAACAGGAATGGAAGGTGTTTTTCAACTATCTTATTCACCGTTAAATTCACTGGATATGTGGATAAAATACAGTTATAAGAATAAGGCTAAAAACTATAAAGAGTCGGATGAAGAGAAGTATGTGTTACCTGATATCCGGCAGCGTCTGCATTATCAGCTGATTTATTCACCGGTGAAATGGGTGCAGTGGAAAACGGTGGTGGAATATGTGCGTTCATCCGTGTTCCGGAAAGAAGTATCCAATGGAGTGGCGTTGGGGAGTAGTCTGAAATTGGAAATCCCTCGTTGGAATGTACGGGCTTTTTTGAGTGGAGCTTGGTTTCGTACAGAGGATTATGCTTCACGGGTATATTTGTATGAACAAGGATTGTTGTATGCGTTTTCCATGAGGGCCTTGTATGGAAAAGGGGAACGGTTGGCTGTAGGAATGGATTATAACTGGAAGAAACGGATGTTTTTTCAGATGAAGTGGGGATGGACACATTACAGAGACCGGAACTTAATTGGTTCGGGAGCAGAGGAAATTCAGGGAAACCAAAAATATGATTTACAGTTTCAGGTGCGGTTTAAGTGGTGA
- the nadA gene encoding quinolinate synthase NadA, with the protein MNKEEWLKKGYVDEPVEKNLDLKAEIKKLCREKEAVILGHFYQADEIQEIADFIGDSLALAQWAAKTDAKIIVMCGVHFMGETAKILCPDKKVLIPDLNAGCSLADSCPADKFAEFVKAHPGYKVISYVNTSAAVKAVTDVVVTSTNARQIVESFPEDEKLIFGPDKNLGNYINSITGRQMLLWDGACHVHEKFSVEKILEVKKQYPDAEILVHPECKGAVAKLADKIGSTAGLLKYAMASDKKNFIVATESGILYEMRKKCPDKHFIPAPPEDSTCACNECNFMRLNTLEKLYNTLKYEWPEVKVDEAVAKEAIKPIQKMLEISAKLGL; encoded by the coding sequence ATGAATAAAGAAGAATGGTTGAAAAAGGGTTATGTGGATGAACCCGTAGAAAAGAATCTCGACCTGAAGGCTGAGATTAAAAAGTTATGTCGTGAAAAAGAAGCGGTCATTTTAGGACATTTCTACCAGGCGGACGAAATACAGGAGATTGCCGACTTTATCGGCGACAGTCTGGCACTGGCGCAATGGGCCGCCAAAACGGATGCGAAAATCATTGTGATGTGTGGAGTTCACTTCATGGGTGAAACCGCGAAAATCCTTTGTCCGGACAAGAAAGTGCTGATTCCCGACCTGAATGCCGGTTGTTCACTGGCCGACAGTTGTCCGGCCGACAAGTTTGCCGAATTTGTGAAGGCACATCCGGGATACAAAGTCATTTCGTACGTCAATACCAGTGCGGCAGTCAAAGCGGTGACGGATGTGGTGGTGACTTCTACCAACGCCCGCCAGATTGTGGAAAGCTTCCCGGAAGATGAAAAGCTGATTTTCGGTCCCGACAAGAACTTGGGAAATTACATCAATTCCATTACCGGGCGTCAGATGTTGCTTTGGGATGGTGCCTGCCATGTGCACGAGAAATTCTCTGTAGAAAAGATTCTGGAAGTGAAAAAGCAGTATCCGGATGCAGAAATCCTGGTTCATCCGGAATGTAAGGGAGCCGTAGCGAAACTGGCCGACAAAATCGGTTCGACGGCAGGATTGCTGAAATACGCCATGGCCAGTGACAAGAAAAACTTCATTGTGGCTACAGAAAGCGGCATTCTGTATGAAATGCGCAAGAAGTGTCCGGACAAGCACTTTATTCCAGCTCCGCCGGAAGACAGTACCTGCGCTTGCAACGAATGTAACTTCATGCGTTTGAACACACTGGAAAAACTGTATAACACGCTGAAGTATGAATGGCCGGAAGTGAAGGTGGATGAAGCAGTGGCAAAAGAAGCCATCAAACCTATCCAGAAGATGCTTGAAATATCTGCAAAGTTGGGACTGTGA
- a CDS encoding DUF4294 domain-containing protein, giving the protein MILWLSSCLYTHAQELTPTVIIGHKVPVCVYKGDTIPCITLRNIYVYPKLKFKNKRQERYYYKLVRDVKKTLPLAKEIKRAVIETYEYMETLPNQKAREQHMKLVEKGLKQQYTPRMKKLTFSQGKLLIKLVNRECNQSSYQLVKAFMGPFKAGFYQAFAALFGASLKKEYHPEDDDKMVERVVTLVENGQI; this is encoded by the coding sequence ATGATTCTGTGGCTAAGCAGCTGCCTCTATACACATGCCCAGGAATTGACCCCTACAGTGATTATAGGTCATAAAGTCCCTGTATGCGTCTATAAAGGAGACACTATACCTTGTATAACGCTAAGAAACATTTACGTTTACCCGAAACTCAAGTTTAAAAACAAAAGGCAAGAAAGATATTACTATAAACTGGTCCGCGATGTAAAAAAGACGCTACCTCTGGCTAAGGAAATCAAAAGAGCGGTGATTGAAACGTATGAGTATATGGAAACCTTACCCAATCAGAAAGCCAGAGAGCAACACATGAAACTGGTGGAAAAAGGGTTGAAACAACAGTACACCCCTCGCATGAAGAAACTCACCTTCTCACAAGGCAAACTGTTGATCAAGCTGGTCAACCGAGAATGCAACCAGTCTTCCTATCAACTGGTCAAGGCCTTCATGGGACCTTTCAAGGCCGGATTTTATCAGGCGTTCGCTGCCCTGTTCGGAGCCAGCCTGAAAAAAGAATACCATCCTGAAGATGACGACAAGATGGTAGAAAGAGTCGTTACACTAGTCGAAAACGGACAGATATAA
- a CDS encoding SulP family inorganic anion transporter, with protein MKGLEFKPKLFTMMKTYTKADLMTDLMAGIIVGIVALPLAIAFGIASGVSPEKGIITAIVAGFIISFLGGSKVQIGGPTGAFIVIIYGIIQQYGIEGLMVATMMAGILLILLGVFKLGTVIKFIPYPIIIGFTSGIAVTIFTTQIADIFGLDFQGEKVPGDFIGKWILYFHHFDTVNWWNVIVSVVSVFIIAITPKFSKKIPGSLVAIILVTVGVYYLKMYGGITCIDTIGDRFSIKSQLPEAAVPALDWEAIKNLFPVAITIAVLGAIESLLSAAVADGVIGDRHDSNTELIAQGIANFVSPIFGGIPATGAIARTMTNINNGGKSPVAGIVHAVVLLLILLFLMPLAQYIPMACLAGVLVIVSYNMSGWRVFKGLLKNPKSDVVVLLITFFLTVIFDLTVAIEVGLVIACVLFMKRVMETTKISVITDEIDPNNESDLEVHEEHLVIPQGVEVYEINGPYFFGIATKFEEIMSRLGDRPKIRIIRMRKVPFIDSTGIHNLTTLCEMSQKENIHIILSGVNEKVHQVLEKSGFYELLGKENICSNINEALEVATKEIAEINAK; from the coding sequence ATGAAAGGATTAGAATTCAAACCCAAACTTTTCACCATGATGAAAACCTATACCAAGGCCGATTTGATGACCGACCTGATGGCAGGTATCATCGTGGGAATTGTTGCCCTGCCATTAGCCATTGCTTTTGGTATTGCTTCCGGAGTAAGTCCGGAAAAAGGAATCATCACAGCCATTGTGGCCGGTTTTATCATCTCGTTTCTGGGAGGAAGCAAGGTACAGATTGGCGGACCAACCGGCGCTTTTATCGTCATCATTTATGGTATCATCCAGCAGTACGGAATCGAAGGACTGATGGTAGCCACTATGATGGCCGGTATTCTCCTTATATTATTAGGAGTATTTAAACTGGGAACCGTCATCAAATTTATTCCCTACCCTATCATCATCGGCTTTACCAGCGGTATCGCCGTCACGATTTTCACCACCCAGATTGCCGATATTTTCGGACTCGATTTCCAAGGTGAAAAAGTACCGGGAGATTTCATTGGAAAATGGATTCTTTATTTCCATCACTTCGATACGGTTAATTGGTGGAATGTCATAGTGAGTGTGGTCAGCGTGTTCATCATTGCCATCACGCCTAAATTCTCCAAAAAGATTCCAGGCTCACTGGTAGCTATCATTCTGGTAACCGTAGGAGTATACTACCTGAAAATGTATGGAGGAATCACCTGCATCGATACCATCGGCGACCGTTTCAGCATCAAGTCACAACTTCCAGAAGCAGCCGTTCCGGCACTCGATTGGGAAGCCATCAAGAACCTGTTTCCTGTAGCCATCACCATTGCTGTACTGGGAGCTATCGAATCTTTGCTTTCTGCAGCCGTGGCCGACGGTGTCATCGGTGACCGTCATGATTCCAACACGGAACTCATCGCCCAAGGTATCGCCAACTTTGTATCCCCTATCTTCGGAGGTATTCCTGCCACTGGAGCCATTGCCCGCACGATGACCAATATCAATAATGGAGGCAAGTCGCCCGTTGCCGGTATCGTACATGCCGTAGTGTTGCTGCTCATTCTCCTTTTCCTGATGCCCCTTGCACAATACATTCCGATGGCTTGCCTGGCCGGCGTACTGGTCATTGTCTCTTATAACATGAGTGGATGGAGGGTGTTCAAAGGACTGTTGAAAAACCCAAAGTCGGATGTAGTGGTATTGCTCATCACCTTCTTCCTGACGGTTATCTTCGATTTGACAGTAGCCATTGAAGTCGGTCTGGTGATTGCCTGTGTACTATTCATGAAGCGTGTCATGGAAACAACCAAGATTTCTGTCATCACAGACGAAATAGACCCCAACAACGAATCCGACCTGGAAGTACACGAAGAACATCTGGTCATCCCGCAAGGCGTGGAAGTATATGAAATCAATGGTCCGTATTTCTTCGGTATCGCCACCAAGTTCGAAGAAATCATGTCCCGGTTGGGCGACCGTCCGAAAATCCGCATCATCCGTATGCGAAAAGTTCCTTTCATTGATTCCACAGGTATCCATAACCTCACGACCCTATGTGAAATGTCACAAAAAGAAAACATTCACATCATCCTGTCGGGTGTCAATGAGAAAGTACATCAAGTGCTGGAAAAATCCGGTTTCTATGAACTGCTTGGAAAAGAGAATATCTGCAGCAACATCAATGAAGCACTGGAAGTAGCCACCAAGGAAATAGCTGAAATCAACGCAAAATAA
- a CDS encoding MBL fold metallo-hydrolase → MKNSKWSYVAGMVAAMLFVGCGGQSKQKAEKEMNTDSTNVEVSLVQMQKDSMLATLTLDGMKVTWIRDNAKARLMPRTLFPDASDVQIDSLSLQNGVPASISTFLVEKDGVRMLFDTGMGAPDSRLLEGLKALHIHPEDINYLFITHFHGDHIGGMMKNDSVVFPRAEVYASQLEYDAWTKMPADQKAQVEKTMKAYKDRLHLFVFGDTLPENVMAMNAVGHTPGHTVFQVGKLLVIGDLFHGAALQLAHPEICAQYDMDKKGAVKSRKYYLQYARENGLTMAGMHLPVPAFMK, encoded by the coding sequence ATGAAAAACAGTAAGTGGAGTTATGTCGCAGGAATGGTTGCGGCAATGTTGTTTGTTGGTTGCGGTGGACAATCCAAACAAAAAGCAGAAAAGGAAATGAATACAGACAGTACAAACGTGGAAGTCAGTTTGGTTCAGATGCAGAAAGACAGCATGCTGGCTACATTGACACTGGACGGGATGAAAGTGACTTGGATTCGCGATAATGCCAAGGCGCGTCTGATGCCGCGCACTTTGTTTCCTGATGCCAGTGACGTACAGATAGACAGTCTTTCTTTACAGAATGGGGTACCGGCTTCTATCAGCACCTTCTTGGTTGAAAAGGATGGCGTGCGCATGCTTTTCGATACCGGAATGGGGGCGCCCGATAGCCGGTTGCTCGAGGGTTTGAAGGCTTTGCACATCCATCCGGAAGATATCAACTACTTGTTCATAACCCATTTTCATGGGGATCATATCGGCGGCATGATGAAAAACGACAGTGTGGTCTTTCCGCGTGCGGAAGTGTATGCTTCCCAACTGGAATACGATGCATGGACGAAGATGCCGGCCGACCAGAAAGCACAGGTAGAGAAAACCATGAAGGCTTACAAGGACCGTTTGCATCTCTTTGTTTTCGGGGATACGCTCCCGGAAAATGTAATGGCCATGAATGCGGTGGGACATACGCCCGGACACACGGTGTTCCAAGTGGGAAAACTGTTGGTAATAGGAGATTTGTTCCATGGAGCAGCCTTGCAGCTGGCACATCCGGAAATCTGTGCGCAGTATGACATGGACAAGAAAGGAGCCGTCAAGAGCCGTAAGTATTACTTGCAATATGCCCGGGAGAACGGGCTGACAATGGCAGGCATGCACCTGCCGGTGCCGGCTTTTATGAAGTGA
- a CDS encoding leucine-rich repeat domain-containing protein, with product MVEITVCNLKGEPLENQLVKMYDDVTYEAFKKDQTVKALLEMTTNQEGKANFILENQRWFAGGNSKELMFVVLNMRDVSNYEWWSMGGTVTIGKKCFFKIEVDTRNIAQDKDVKPESPFLIEDGVLMGMKDPSLTQIVLPAEVKSIAPGAFWESNVESLALNEGLESIGVQAFARSTKLASVTFPSSLKVIGKHAFEDCVALTKLNLSKTKVEEIGSNAFRETGLKEVAFPVSLKKIGSQAFLKTQLENVVLPEGVQEIGNEAFREVVTLKSITLPNNIQKVGERAFYTCEKLEKVNYVGQVKWAEGILERAAFEGCRSLTTIILPQSIAELQEGIFMECSNLKEIILTKFVRKIKDYGLRTNYKLERIRFEGDEAPEIGNYSLPFLESIMEIIVPKGKSDIYKAKYPDYQSIIRENP from the coding sequence ATGGTAGAAATTACAGTGTGTAATTTAAAAGGAGAGCCACTGGAAAACCAGCTGGTCAAGATGTATGACGATGTCACTTATGAGGCTTTTAAAAAAGATCAGACCGTCAAGGCCTTGCTGGAAATGACTACCAATCAGGAAGGAAAGGCGAATTTTATATTAGAAAACCAACGGTGGTTTGCAGGTGGCAATTCCAAGGAACTGATGTTTGTAGTACTGAATATGCGGGATGTAAGTAATTATGAATGGTGGAGCATGGGAGGTACGGTAACAATTGGAAAGAAATGTTTTTTTAAGATTGAAGTTGATACTCGGAATATAGCCCAGGACAAGGACGTGAAACCTGAAAGTCCGTTTCTAATAGAAGATGGCGTGTTGATGGGAATGAAAGATCCTTCGTTGACGCAGATAGTACTTCCGGCAGAAGTGAAAAGTATCGCTCCAGGCGCCTTTTGGGAGTCGAATGTGGAATCTTTGGCGCTCAATGAAGGGTTGGAGTCGATTGGGGTGCAAGCGTTCGCTAGAAGCACGAAATTGGCTTCTGTGACTTTTCCGTCTTCCTTGAAAGTAATCGGAAAACATGCGTTTGAGGATTGTGTGGCTCTGACGAAACTGAATCTTTCAAAAACGAAGGTGGAGGAAATCGGTTCGAATGCGTTTCGTGAAACAGGATTGAAAGAGGTGGCATTTCCTGTTTCCTTGAAGAAAATCGGTTCCCAGGCGTTTTTAAAAACCCAACTGGAGAATGTGGTGCTGCCTGAAGGGGTACAGGAAATCGGAAACGAGGCTTTCCGGGAAGTAGTTACATTGAAATCAATTACCCTTCCCAACAATATACAAAAGGTAGGTGAACGGGCTTTTTATACTTGCGAGAAACTGGAGAAAGTTAATTATGTGGGACAAGTGAAATGGGCTGAGGGTATTTTGGAAAGAGCAGCTTTTGAAGGATGCCGGTCTTTGACGACAATCATTCTCCCTCAGAGTATTGCTGAATTACAGGAAGGAATATTTATGGAATGTTCCAATCTGAAAGAGATAATCCTCACAAAATTTGTCCGAAAAATCAAAGATTATGGATTAAGAACGAATTATAAATTAGAAAGAATTCGATTTGAAGGTGATGAGGCTCCTGAAATTGGAAATTATTCGTTGCCTTTTTTGGAAAGTATTATGGAAATAATAGTTCCTAAAGGTAAATCGGATATTTATAAGGCTAAATATCCGGATTATCAATCAATTATCAGAGAAAACCCCTAA
- the rbr gene encoding rubrerythrin, protein MGKSIKGTRTEKNLAISFAGESQARMRYTYFASAAKKEGFEQISAIFLETAEQEKEHAKRMFKWLEGGMVEITASYPAGVIGSTLENLKAAAAGENEEWSLDYPKFADIADEEGFPAIAKMYREIAVAEKGHEERYLAFVKNIEDETVFKKDVEVVWQCRNCGYIYVGKEAPEVCPACLHPQAYFEVKKNNY, encoded by the coding sequence ATGGGAAAAAGCATTAAAGGAACAAGAACCGAGAAAAATTTGGCAATCTCTTTTGCAGGTGAATCACAAGCCAGAATGCGCTATACTTATTTCGCAAGTGCAGCCAAGAAAGAAGGTTTCGAACAGATTTCAGCTATTTTCTTGGAAACAGCTGAACAGGAAAAGGAACACGCCAAGAGAATGTTCAAGTGGTTGGAAGGTGGAATGGTGGAAATTACAGCCAGCTATCCTGCCGGAGTAATCGGTTCTACATTGGAAAATTTGAAGGCTGCAGCTGCAGGCGAGAATGAAGAGTGGAGTCTGGATTATCCGAAATTTGCCGACATCGCCGATGAAGAAGGTTTTCCAGCCATCGCAAAGATGTATCGTGAAATTGCTGTAGCCGAAAAGGGACACGAAGAAAGATACTTGGCTTTCGTGAAGAATATTGAAGATGAAACCGTATTCAAGAAAGACGTGGAAGTGGTATGGCAGTGCCGTAATTGCGGTTATATTTATGTAGGAAAGGAAGCTCCCGAGGTATGTCCGGCTTGCTTGCATCCACAGGCTTATTTTGAAGTGAAGAAAAATAATTACTAA